One window of the Natrinema sp. CBA1119 genome contains the following:
- a CDS encoding 30S ribosomal protein S14, with amino-acid sequence MSESETENDRTGEHAAKRTGQIESCQRCGREQGLVGKYDINLCRQCFREIARDMGFRKYR; translated from the coding sequence ATGAGTGAAAGCGAAACAGAAAACGACCGCACGGGCGAGCACGCAGCAAAGCGGACGGGACAGATCGAGTCCTGTCAGCGCTGTGGCCGCGAGCAGGGACTTGTCGGGAAGTACGACATCAACCTCTGCCGGCAGTGCTTCCGCGAGATCGCCCGCGACATGGGATTCAGGAAGTATCGATAA
- a CDS encoding 30S ribosomal protein S8, giving the protein MTGNDPLSNALSGLDNAESVGHLTHEVTPASNEIGSVLEVFYDRGYIDGFEYVDDGKAGQFEVELKGAINQCGPIKPRYAVGSEDFEKWEKRYLPARDFGALVVTTSSGIMSHYEAREQGIGGQVIAYVY; this is encoded by the coding sequence ATGACCGGAAACGATCCACTCAGTAACGCGCTCTCGGGACTCGATAACGCCGAGAGTGTGGGTCATCTCACCCACGAGGTAACGCCCGCCTCGAACGAAATCGGCAGCGTGCTCGAGGTCTTCTATGACCGCGGGTACATCGACGGCTTCGAGTACGTCGACGACGGTAAAGCCGGTCAGTTCGAGGTCGAATTGAAAGGAGCGATCAACCAGTGCGGCCCCATCAAGCCCCGCTACGCCGTCGGCTCCGAGGACTTCGAGAAGTGGGAGAAGCGCTATCTCCCCGCTCGAGACTTCGGTGCGCTCGTCGTCACGACGAGCAGCGGCATCATGAGCCACTACGAGGCTCGCGAGCAGGGTATTGGGGGCCAGGTTATCGCATACGTCTACTGA
- a CDS encoding 50S ribosomal protein L6, which translates to MRVELETPENVTVEVDRFDVTVEGPEGSVTRRLWYPDVTVETDDDQVVIESGAEDAKTNSTVGTFESHIRNAFHGVTEGWEYEMEVFYSHFPMQVRVEGEEVVIENFLGEKAPRRTTIHGETDVAVDEEQLVLSGPDKEDVGQTAADIEQLTKVTGKDTRVFQDGVYITTKPAKGGV; encoded by the coding sequence ATGCGAGTAGAACTGGAAACCCCCGAGAACGTAACCGTCGAGGTCGATCGGTTCGACGTGACCGTCGAAGGGCCGGAAGGCAGCGTGACGCGCCGCCTCTGGTACCCCGACGTGACCGTCGAAACCGACGACGATCAGGTGGTCATCGAAAGCGGTGCCGAGGACGCGAAGACGAATTCGACCGTCGGCACCTTCGAGAGCCACATCCGAAACGCATTCCACGGCGTGACCGAGGGCTGGGAGTACGAGATGGAAGTCTTCTACTCTCACTTCCCGATGCAGGTCCGCGTGGAAGGCGAGGAGGTCGTCATCGAGAACTTCCTCGGCGAAAAGGCACCGCGACGAACGACTATCCACGGTGAGACCGACGTCGCCGTCGACGAGGAGCAACTCGTCCTGTCCGGCCCCGACAAGGAGGATGTCGGACAGACGGCGGCCGATATCGAGCAGCTGACGAAGGTCACCGGCAAGGACACCCGCGTTTTCCAGGACGGGGTCTACATCACCACCAAACCCGCCAAAGGAGGCGTCTAA
- a CDS encoding 50S ribosomal protein L32e — MADDQSNDEQASDDARTLEDISGVGASKADALRDAGFESIEDVKEADQDDLADADGVGNALAARIKADVGDLEVTDETEAEIEDESAEEEALDEDVETELQPRGLTEKTPELSENEERLLNRRRSEGKPQFKRQDYHKKKRTPESWRRPRGQLSKQRRGVKGKGPKVEAGFRTPKAVRGKHPSGFEEVYVENLGDLEGVDGDSEAVRIASAVGARKRERIEEEAEDQGVRVLNPTYEEVEVESDD, encoded by the coding sequence ATGGCAGACGATCAATCGAACGACGAGCAAGCCTCGGACGACGCCCGAACACTCGAGGACATCAGCGGCGTCGGCGCGAGCAAAGCGGACGCGCTGCGCGATGCCGGTTTCGAGTCCATCGAGGACGTCAAGGAAGCCGACCAGGACGACCTGGCCGATGCCGACGGCGTCGGGAACGCGCTCGCAGCCCGTATCAAGGCCGATGTCGGCGACCTCGAGGTCACCGACGAGACCGAAGCCGAGATCGAGGACGAGAGTGCAGAGGAAGAAGCGCTCGACGAAGACGTCGAGACGGAACTGCAGCCCCGCGGGCTGACCGAGAAGACGCCCGAACTCTCCGAGAACGAGGAGCGACTCCTCAACCGCCGACGGAGCGAGGGGAAACCGCAGTTCAAGCGACAGGACTACCACAAGAAAAAGCGGACGCCGGAATCCTGGCGACGACCCCGCGGCCAGCTGTCCAAGCAGCGCCGCGGCGTCAAGGGCAAGGGCCCGAAAGTCGAGGCCGGTTTCCGCACGCCGAAAGCCGTCCGGGGGAAACACCCCAGCGGCTTCGAGGAAGTCTACGTCGAGAATCTCGGCGACCTCGAGGGCGTCGACGGCGACAGCGAGGCGGTCCGGATCGCCTCCGCGGTCGGCGCGCGCAAGCGCGAGCGGATCGAAGAGGAAGCCGAAGACCAGGGCGTTCGCGTCCTGAACCCGACCTACGAGGAAGTCGAGGTGGAATCAGATGACTGA
- a CDS encoding 50S ribosomal protein L19e — protein MTDLSAQKRLAADVMDVGKNRVWFDPDAQGDIAEAITRDEIRELVDEGRIQADEPSGNSRGRARERNAKRAYGHQNGQGKRRGKKGARQNEKEEWQKKIRAQRRKLRDLRDKGELTPTQYRTLYKKAGGGEFRSVQYLLNYIDDNYGNQ, from the coding sequence ATGACTGATCTGAGCGCACAGAAGCGACTGGCGGCCGACGTCATGGACGTCGGCAAGAACCGCGTCTGGTTCGACCCGGACGCACAGGGAGACATCGCCGAAGCGATCACTCGTGACGAGATCCGCGAACTCGTTGACGAGGGTCGCATTCAGGCCGACGAACCCTCCGGCAACTCACGCGGCCGCGCTCGAGAGCGCAACGCGAAACGCGCCTACGGCCACCAGAACGGTCAGGGTAAGCGTCGCGGCAAGAAGGGCGCACGCCAGAACGAGAAAGAAGAATGGCAGAAGAAGATCCGTGCACAGCGCCGGAAGCTACGCGACCTCCGCGACAAGGGCGAACTGACGCCCACGCAGTACCGCACGCTCTACAAGAAAGCGGGCGGCGGGGAGTTCCGTAGCGTCCAGTACCTGTTGAACTACATCGACGACAACTACGGTAACCAATAA
- a CDS encoding 50S ribosomal protein L18, whose protein sequence is MATGPRYKVPMRRRREVRTDYHQRLRLLKSGKPRLVARKSNKHTTAQLITPGPQGDETLASAHSSDLAEYGWDAPTSNISAAYLTGLLAGKRAVDAGLEEAVLDIGLNTATPGNKVFAVQEGAIDAGLEIPHNDSVLADWSRTRGEHIADYAEQLDEPLYSGEFDATDLPEHFDEVREAILE, encoded by the coding sequence ATGGCGACAGGACCACGATATAAAGTGCCGATGCGGCGTCGCCGTGAGGTCCGGACGGACTACCACCAGAGGTTGCGCCTGCTGAAATCGGGAAAGCCCCGCCTCGTTGCTCGCAAGAGTAACAAGCATACTACGGCGCAGCTGATCACTCCCGGACCTCAGGGAGACGAGACGCTTGCAAGCGCGCACTCGAGCGATCTGGCGGAGTACGGCTGGGACGCCCCCACGAGTAACATTTCCGCGGCGTATCTGACCGGCCTCCTGGCCGGCAAACGAGCCGTCGACGCCGGTCTCGAGGAGGCAGTCCTCGACATCGGCCTCAACACGGCCACGCCCGGCAACAAGGTGTTCGCGGTACAGGAGGGCGCGATCGACGCCGGCCTCGAGATCCCGCACAACGATAGCGTACTCGCTGACTGGTCGCGTACGCGCGGCGAGCACATCGCCGACTACGCCGAACAGCTCGACGAGCCGCTGTACAGCGGCGAGTTCGACGCAACGGATCTCCCCGAACACTTCGACGAGGTACGAGAGGCGATTCTCGAATGA
- a CDS encoding 30S ribosomal protein S5 has product MSNYNDSGWEPVTRLGRKVQEGEIEDMETALNSGLPLKEPEIIDQLLPGLEDEVLDINMVQRMTDSGRRVKFRCVVAVGDRNGFVGYAEGRDDQVGSAIQKAIGIAKLNMIQVPRGSGSWEDRSDRPHSLTRKTTGKAGSVEVEVIPAPEGLGLAASDTVRHVLELAGIENAWTKSHGNTRTTVNLAKATYNALENASQSRQPRQRGGRDEAEVADQ; this is encoded by the coding sequence ATGAGTAACTACAACGATAGCGGATGGGAACCCGTCACCCGTCTCGGCCGGAAGGTCCAGGAGGGCGAAATCGAGGACATGGAGACCGCCCTCAACTCGGGCCTCCCGCTAAAGGAACCCGAAATTATCGACCAGCTCCTCCCCGGACTGGAAGACGAAGTACTGGACATCAACATGGTCCAGCGGATGACTGACTCCGGACGACGCGTGAAGTTCCGCTGCGTCGTCGCCGTCGGCGACCGCAACGGGTTCGTCGGCTACGCCGAGGGTCGAGACGACCAGGTCGGCTCTGCCATCCAGAAGGCGATCGGTATCGCGAAGCTGAACATGATCCAGGTGCCCCGCGGTTCGGGTTCCTGGGAGGACCGCTCGGATCGGCCCCACTCGCTGACGCGGAAGACGACCGGCAAGGCCGGCTCCGTCGAAGTCGAGGTCATTCCGGCCCCCGAAGGGCTCGGACTGGCCGCCAGCGACACCGTCCGTCACGTCCTCGAGCTGGCCGGCATCGAGAACGCCTGGACCAAGAGCCACGGCAACACTCGAACGACGGTCAACCTCGCGAAAGCGACGTACAACGCGCTCGAGAACGCCTCCCAGTCGCGACAGCCGCGACAGCGAGGCGGCCGGGACGAAGCTGAGGTGGCTGACCAATGA
- a CDS encoding uL15m family ribosomal protein yields MTSKKRRQRGSRTHSGGSHKNRRGAGHRGGRGRAGRSKHEFHNYEPKGKHGFKRPHDIRETVAEIDVQKLDEDAILYVAEDLAEETDDGYELDARDIVEDGHEVDVVKVLGSGQVRNQLTVTADAFSETAEEKLEAGGGEAVLSERGEERAAEAEDEEADAEQDEE; encoded by the coding sequence ATGACGAGCAAAAAACGACGCCAGCGCGGATCGCGGACCCACAGCGGCGGTTCCCACAAGAATCGACGCGGTGCGGGCCATCGCGGTGGCCGCGGCCGTGCCGGGCGCAGCAAACACGAGTTCCACAACTACGAACCGAAGGGGAAACACGGCTTCAAGCGACCCCACGACATCCGCGAGACGGTCGCGGAGATCGACGTCCAGAAGTTAGACGAGGACGCGATCCTCTATGTCGCGGAGGACCTCGCCGAGGAGACCGACGACGGTTACGAACTCGACGCACGCGATATCGTCGAGGACGGCCACGAGGTCGACGTCGTCAAGGTCCTCGGATCGGGGCAGGTCCGCAACCAGCTGACGGTCACTGCGGACGCCTTCTCCGAGACGGCCGAGGAGAAGCTCGAGGCCGGCGGCGGTGAGGCTGTTCTCTCCGAGCGCGGCGAGGAGCGAGCGGCCGAGGCCGAGGACGAGGAAGCCGACGCTGAACAGGACGAGGAATAA
- the secY gene encoding preprotein translocase subunit SecY, with amino-acid sequence MGWKEAAEPVLTRMPAVRRPEGHVPFKRKLMWTVGILMLYFFLTNISLLGYQSGGAGDLFGQFRAILAGAHGSVLQVGIGPIVTASIVLQLLGGANLLGLDTDDPRDQVLYQGLQKVLVVLMVILTGLPMVFAGGFLPAVPQLQLGGLTLDQTQVQMLMFAQIVVGGILILYMDEVVSKWGVGSGIGLFIIAGVSQRLVTGLINPVQGGFFFDWYRILTGQVEMGSLVSGSGLQTLLLGDGHIIALFTTVLIFGIVVYAESVRVEIPLSHARVKGARGRFPVKLIYASVLPMILVRAVQANIQFMGQILNQQWAGMPAWLGSYSQGQPDGGFFYYVSPIYSPQDWMWFTANVGQEWWQVMIRIGIDVTFMVVGGAIFAIFWVETTDMGPESTAKQIQNSGMQIPGFRQNVGVIEKVMERYIPQVTVIGGALVGLLAVWANMLGTIGGVSGTGLLLAVSITYKLYEEIAEEQMMEMHPMMRDMFGGGD; translated from the coding sequence ATGGGATGGAAGGAAGCCGCTGAACCGGTTCTGACGAGGATGCCAGCAGTACGCCGTCCGGAGGGGCACGTCCCCTTCAAACGGAAGCTGATGTGGACGGTCGGCATCCTCATGTTGTACTTCTTCCTGACGAACATCTCGCTGCTCGGGTACCAGTCCGGCGGGGCGGGCGACCTCTTCGGACAGTTCCGTGCGATCCTCGCGGGAGCGCACGGATCGGTGCTCCAGGTCGGTATCGGACCGATCGTCACCGCGAGCATCGTCTTGCAGCTGCTCGGCGGTGCGAACCTGCTCGGGCTCGATACGGACGATCCCCGGGATCAGGTTCTCTATCAGGGCCTCCAGAAGGTACTGGTCGTCCTGATGGTCATCCTGACCGGGCTCCCGATGGTGTTCGCCGGCGGCTTCCTGCCAGCAGTGCCACAGCTCCAGCTCGGCGGGCTCACCCTCGATCAGACGCAGGTGCAGATGCTGATGTTCGCCCAAATCGTCGTTGGCGGTATCCTCATCCTCTACATGGACGAGGTCGTCAGCAAATGGGGCGTCGGCAGCGGGATCGGTCTGTTCATCATCGCCGGCGTGAGCCAGCGACTGGTCACCGGGCTCATCAACCCGGTCCAGGGCGGGTTCTTCTTCGACTGGTACCGCATCTTGACCGGACAGGTCGAGATGGGGTCGCTCGTCTCGGGAAGCGGTCTGCAGACGCTGCTGCTCGGTGACGGGCATATTATCGCCCTGTTCACGACGGTGCTCATCTTCGGGATCGTCGTCTACGCGGAGTCGGTCCGCGTCGAGATCCCGCTGAGCCACGCCCGAGTCAAGGGCGCTCGCGGTCGCTTCCCCGTGAAGCTCATCTACGCGAGCGTCCTGCCGATGATCCTCGTTCGCGCAGTGCAGGCGAACATCCAGTTCATGGGCCAGATCCTCAATCAGCAGTGGGCGGGGATGCCCGCGTGGCTCGGGAGTTACTCGCAGGGCCAACCCGACGGCGGGTTCTTCTACTATGTGTCCCCGATCTACTCGCCGCAGGATTGGATGTGGTTCACGGCGAACGTCGGCCAGGAGTGGTGGCAGGTAATGATCCGAATCGGTATCGACGTCACCTTCATGGTTGTCGGTGGGGCGATCTTCGCCATCTTCTGGGTCGAGACGACGGACATGGGTCCCGAATCGACGGCGAAGCAGATCCAGAACTCCGGGATGCAGATCCCCGGCTTTCGACAGAACGTCGGTGTCATCGAGAAGGTCATGGAGCGCTACATTCCGCAGGTGACCGTCATCGGCGGTGCGCTGGTCGGCCTGCTGGCCGTCTGGGCCAACATGCTCGGCACCATCGGCGGTGTGAGCGGAACCGGACTGCTGCTGGCCGTCTCCATTACGTACAAGCTGTACGAGGAGATCGCCGAGGAGCAGATGATGGAGATGCATCCGATGATGCGCGACATGTTCGGCGGCGGCGACTAA
- a CDS encoding uracil-DNA glycosylase, with protein MGDRSVTDWEFDAEFETALETVPDDQFDRDRFVPGVGPLSADVMLVGEAPGEREVEQGEPFVGQAGQQLDRALDAIGYDRRDLYITNLVKVRPPENRDPYVAEIEAWWPVLEAEIERVDPSVLVPLGSFATDELLETDETITDLHGREFERELRGTSDSSSGARRDRSERLDETSGEERPASGRDPREREVRRVVPAFHPAAALYDRSKVDAVESDLRTALELA; from the coding sequence ATGGGCGACCGATCCGTGACCGACTGGGAGTTCGACGCGGAGTTCGAGACGGCCCTCGAGACGGTGCCCGACGACCAGTTCGATCGGGACCGGTTCGTCCCCGGCGTCGGACCGCTGTCGGCGGACGTGATGCTCGTCGGCGAGGCGCCGGGCGAGCGAGAAGTCGAACAGGGTGAACCCTTCGTCGGGCAGGCCGGCCAGCAGCTCGATCGAGCGCTCGATGCGATCGGCTACGACCGTCGCGACCTCTATATCACCAACCTCGTCAAGGTGCGACCGCCGGAGAACCGCGACCCTTACGTCGCGGAGATCGAGGCCTGGTGGCCGGTGCTCGAGGCGGAGATCGAGCGCGTCGATCCCAGCGTGCTCGTTCCGCTGGGGAGTTTCGCGACGGACGAACTCCTCGAGACGGACGAGACGATCACCGACCTGCACGGGCGCGAGTTCGAGCGCGAGCTGCGTGGCACCTCGGATTCCTCGAGCGGTGCGAGGCGCGACCGAAGTGAGCGCCTCGATGAAACGAGCGGGGAGGAACGACCCGCGAGCGGACGCGATCCGCGAGAGCGCGAGGTCCGCCGCGTCGTGCCGGCGTTCCATCCCGCGGCGGCGCTGTACGACCGGAGCAAGGTCGACGCCGTGGAGTCGGATCTGCGGACCGCCCTCGAGTTGGCGTGA
- a CDS encoding flippase, protein MSVTERIVDGFKATLGARLVTNLANGVLMLLLARELLTPDEYGLLFFVIAVIGVAGMFTDLGIARSAARYISESKETDSGKIPYLLRTSLGFRLVLIGIVSTTLVVGHEQLAALLETPEAATLLLVGGVYLVFQSLNSYTQTVFQGFNQVELSAVVNVVNNVTRVGFVVAFTVLGLGVVGAMMGYLVGAVLATGVGLVLLYRRFYVTYDDDGGEKTLRNRMLRYSIPLTASTSASILDNRIDTVLVGFFLNPVAVSYYVLSKQISEFVLVPAGSLGFSVSPTYGEQKANDALEEAARIYESTLQYVLLLYIPAAVGLILVADPAIRLVFGADYAGAVPVLQLMAIYVIFQAITNVTTNGLDYLGRASDRAIAKGVTSAANAVLNVLLIPRFGVPGAAFATVITYGIYTAVNVFVMYREIAFDYGGVGRSIALISLISAGMGVAVLILVPYVSNLIALTGVIALGVGIWGCLITFSGLVDPQETLALLT, encoded by the coding sequence ATGTCAGTTACTGAGCGGATCGTCGACGGCTTCAAGGCGACGCTGGGGGCTCGTCTCGTCACCAACCTCGCGAACGGGGTGTTGATGCTACTGCTCGCGCGGGAACTACTCACACCCGACGAGTACGGGTTGCTGTTCTTCGTGATCGCGGTCATCGGCGTCGCAGGGATGTTTACCGACCTCGGAATCGCTCGCTCGGCCGCCCGATACATCTCCGAGTCCAAGGAGACCGATTCCGGCAAAATCCCGTACCTCCTCCGGACATCGCTCGGATTTCGACTGGTGTTGATCGGCATCGTTTCGACTACGCTGGTCGTCGGTCACGAGCAGCTTGCCGCCCTGCTCGAGACGCCGGAGGCGGCGACGCTATTGCTGGTCGGCGGCGTCTATCTCGTCTTCCAGTCGCTGAACTCCTACACCCAGACGGTCTTTCAGGGCTTCAATCAGGTCGAACTCAGCGCCGTTGTCAACGTCGTCAACAACGTCACGCGGGTCGGCTTCGTCGTCGCCTTTACCGTCCTCGGACTCGGCGTCGTCGGCGCGATGATGGGGTATCTGGTCGGCGCAGTGCTCGCGACAGGCGTCGGGCTCGTCCTCCTCTACCGACGGTTCTACGTGACCTACGACGACGACGGTGGTGAGAAGACGCTGCGCAATCGAATGCTGCGATACAGTATTCCGTTGACCGCCTCGACCAGCGCGAGCATTCTCGACAATCGGATCGATACGGTTCTCGTCGGATTCTTCCTCAATCCGGTGGCCGTGAGCTATTACGTTCTCAGCAAGCAAATCTCGGAGTTCGTGCTCGTTCCCGCCGGCTCGCTGGGCTTCTCCGTCTCGCCGACCTACGGCGAACAGAAGGCCAACGACGCGCTCGAGGAGGCGGCGCGGATCTACGAGTCGACGCTGCAGTACGTCCTCCTCCTCTACATCCCGGCGGCCGTCGGGCTGATCCTCGTCGCCGATCCGGCCATTCGGCTCGTGTTCGGCGCGGACTACGCCGGTGCCGTCCCCGTCCTTCAGCTGATGGCGATCTACGTCATCTTCCAGGCGATCACCAACGTGACCACGAACGGGCTGGATTACCTCGGCCGGGCGTCCGACCGCGCGATCGCGAAGGGGGTCACCTCCGCCGCCAACGCCGTTCTCAACGTGCTCTTGATCCCGCGATTCGGCGTCCCAGGGGCGGCGTTCGCCACCGTCATCACCTACGGCATCTACACGGCCGTCAACGTCTTCGTGATGTACCGCGAGATCGCGTTCGATTACGGCGGCGTCGGCCGATCGATCGCGCTCATCTCCCTCATTTCCGCGGGGATGGGCGTCGCCGTCCTCATTCTCGTCCCCTACGTCTCGAACCTGATCGCCCTCACCGGCGTGATCGCACTCGGCGTCGGCATCTGGGGATGCTTGATCACGTTCAGCGGGCTGGTCGATCCTCAAGAGACGCTCGCACTGTTGACCTAG
- a CDS encoding phosphotransferase, with protein sequence MNTRLPDSDTNGAALRSFVDQFERGERHAAVQTLLETADEPRSILTSLFGVGYDGWYALVADDISGSCLDLTPGWGRTTPLLSRLADTVYTYQPTDTGSRLLEARPALEGADVVSIASDDLASAVRGRSFETIVTTGPRAPDGDFFDHVDGLAPSLEDGGTLITEINGWPRTTGMTDRVGLERGSAMAGDRSPATVWRSIPSRLVAALEDRGFDEVELFGLLPGGRRYRWAVPVAGPDALEWVLDTIEADTTAARLLRGGATLANRMGVVKQSYPSYVAVCRTRSAASETDAESGTGTERTRVLRRGANRSIVFELVDGGLESVRKVPNAPSHGRYNERAASTLSALAAADSPLTGTLPDVALEESPLGPVLSESPAAGMPLMDVVARLETPPDPDAFARVLETGLDWVGRLQRTHMGPRVTVSPETIHRELTPDELDVTPPAVSEPVEYPRVPAHGDYHPGNVLVADDGTIERVIDWEYSALDRNPVADPGFFTLKLAEFAFGGFEAGVRATLLEDTPHADCVYEQLVAYCDAIGVRPRTFGAYLGHALVTQTDVHFQSASPWRFHANPREKCDRLGFLYKNLAEIRCRLERQRTEYSAGSQPVVDSGSDADAVESGHRESVRAADASVEQSRHR encoded by the coding sequence GTGAACACACGACTCCCCGATTCCGATACCAACGGGGCAGCCCTCCGGTCGTTCGTCGATCAGTTCGAGCGGGGTGAGCGACACGCGGCGGTCCAAACCCTGCTCGAGACCGCCGACGAGCCGCGTTCGATACTCACGTCGCTCTTCGGCGTCGGATACGACGGCTGGTACGCTCTCGTCGCCGACGACATCTCCGGCTCCTGCCTCGATCTCACCCCCGGCTGGGGACGAACGACGCCGCTTTTGAGTCGACTCGCGGACACGGTCTACACGTACCAGCCGACCGATACTGGCAGTCGGCTCCTCGAGGCTCGACCGGCACTGGAGGGAGCCGACGTGGTGTCGATCGCGAGCGACGACCTCGCCTCGGCGGTCCGCGGTCGTTCGTTCGAGACGATCGTCACGACGGGACCGCGGGCACCTGACGGCGACTTCTTTGATCACGTCGACGGGCTCGCCCCGTCGCTCGAGGACGGTGGCACCCTTATCACCGAGATAAACGGCTGGCCCAGAACGACCGGAATGACGGATCGGGTCGGCCTCGAGCGCGGGTCGGCGATGGCCGGCGATCGATCCCCGGCGACCGTCTGGCGATCGATCCCTTCGCGGCTCGTCGCCGCCCTCGAAGACAGGGGGTTCGACGAGGTCGAACTGTTCGGGCTGCTCCCCGGTGGGAGGCGATACCGGTGGGCGGTGCCGGTCGCCGGCCCCGACGCCCTCGAGTGGGTGTTGGACACGATCGAGGCAGACACGACGGCCGCTCGGCTGCTCCGAGGCGGTGCGACCCTCGCCAACAGGATGGGTGTCGTCAAACAATCGTATCCCAGTTACGTCGCCGTCTGTCGAACGCGGTCGGCGGCGTCGGAAACGGACGCCGAATCGGGGACGGGGACCGAGCGGACACGAGTGCTCCGACGCGGCGCGAACCGGTCGATCGTCTTCGAACTCGTCGACGGCGGCCTCGAGTCCGTCCGGAAAGTACCGAACGCTCCCTCCCACGGCCGCTACAACGAACGCGCGGCGTCGACCCTCTCTGCGCTCGCGGCTGCGGACAGCCCGCTAACGGGGACGCTCCCCGACGTGGCGCTCGAGGAGTCCCCGCTCGGTCCAGTGCTGTCGGAATCGCCGGCAGCGGGCATGCCGCTCATGGACGTTGTCGCCCGACTGGAGACGCCGCCCGATCCGGACGCCTTCGCTCGAGTCCTCGAGACGGGACTCGACTGGGTCGGGAGGCTACAGCGAACGCACATGGGGCCTCGAGTAACGGTGTCACCGGAGACGATCCATCGCGAGTTGACCCCGGACGAACTCGACGTGACACCGCCGGCGGTGTCCGAGCCAGTCGAGTATCCGAGGGTCCCCGCGCACGGGGACTATCACCCGGGGAACGTCCTCGTCGCCGACGACGGCACGATCGAGCGCGTCATCGACTGGGAGTACAGCGCGCTCGATCGCAACCCCGTCGCCGATCCCGGCTTCTTCACCCTGAAACTCGCCGAGTTCGCGTTCGGCGGCTTCGAGGCGGGCGTCCGAGCCACGCTGCTCGAGGACACGCCCCACGCTGACTGCGTGTACGAGCAGTTGGTCGCGTACTGCGACGCCATCGGCGTTCGCCCGCGAACGTTCGGGGCCTACCTCGGACACGCGCTCGTGACCCAGACCGACGTTCACTTCCAGTCTGCCAGTCCGTGGCGCTTCCACGCGAATCCGCGGGAGAAGTGCGATCGATTGGGGTTCCTCTACAAGAACCTCGCGGAAATTCGGTGCCGACTCGAGCGCCAGCGAACGGAGTATTCCGCAGGTTCGCAGCCAGTGGTCGACTCCGGTTCCGACGCCGACGCAGTTGAGTCAGGTCATCGCGAGTCAGTTCGTGCTGCGGACGCCTCCGTCGAGCAGTCACGTCACCGGTGA
- a CDS encoding cytochrome C oxidase subunit IV family protein has translation MASIRNYALIYVALILLATGKFVFFHFPEIFTYELAVGGTMILAVIKVSLIAGYFQHLKDEPRSITYLMLTAVFMVVLLTLAAGYSIQ, from the coding sequence ATGGCGAGTATTCGGAACTACGCATTGATTTACGTGGCGCTGATACTGCTGGCAACGGGGAAGTTCGTCTTCTTCCACTTCCCGGAGATCTTCACCTATGAACTCGCAGTGGGTGGGACGATGATTCTGGCAGTCATCAAGGTCTCCTTGATCGCCGGTTACTTCCAGCACCTGAAAGACGAGCCGCGGTCGATCACCTACCTGATGCTCACCGCGGTGTTCATGGTCGTCCTGCTCACCCTCGCAGCAGGGTACTCGATCCAATAA